The genomic window GTGCCCAGGGGTCCTCAGcggggagctgtgctgggagccatggcctgccctgctgagcccagccctTGGCCGAGCCCTGTGTGCCCCTGGCAGGAGACCACCAGCCATGCCAAAGTGAGGAGGGCTGGGACAAGATCTCATGGGCcaccctcctccttcccagaaGGGATACAcgtctgtgtgcacacagaggGTGACCCAGGAGCCCCCCCATGAGAAGCATGGCAAAGGTGACcttgctgggctgcagccaccccGAACTGGTTTGCCCTCACCGCAGCATGGCAGTGCCAGTTCCATGGGGCTCAAAGTCTGCCCCCACCTTGTTTACACCTGCTCCGCTTCAAAGCCACTCAAAGCCTGGCCgctgagggctggggaggagtgATGTCACCTCCCAGTGCCACTgcccctggcagagctcagtgGGGACTGGGGGACCAGGCGACATGGCTGGCAGCACCTCATCCCACTTCCAGCCGGAGTGggggcctggagcagggacactgTCCCCTCTCACATCCATTGGGACCCCAGTGGCCACTGTCCCGGAGGAATCCCTGTCACTCTGCCCCACAGCCAAGGCACTGGATAGGAGCAAGGCAGGGCACGGCTGCACCCCACGCCAAGGCCAGGATGTTCCCAAATCTGGGACagaagcagcaggcagagggtTTATTAATAGCATCCCGAGGAGCTTTGGTTTGTTTATCTATCCTGCAGCAAACTCGGTTTGCTGCATTAATCCCCATCTGGAAATAATTCAGAGGAatcctccagcccagcccagccccagggcaagGGCACAAACCAGCTGCCatgtggagctgcagccccagctcatcccatccACAGCCACAGGCTGGATGGAGGCCTGCATTTTGAGGGAGCCCTGTCCCAAAGTGCCCTTCCTCCCCAGGAGATGCATTGCCCACTGCAGGGGGACACCCACGGAGGAACAAAGCAAGGGACAAGCCCCCAGAGTTGTTCTGGTGCTGGGGGGAGGCAAGGATGCAGGGGACACGGGGTGTGGGACAGGGTGCCGTGGGTTTGgtcacccagcactgctggaaagCTGGGACCGAGAGGTGCTgggctgagcacagagctgcacagagccaggcctggggaagggatgggCCCTTCCCACACTCTTCCCACCACTCACCGCTGAGTTTTTGGGGAGAAATAGAGATAGAGGGGAAGGTGCATTAAGACTCAGTGATAGCTTTTATCCATTCCTCGAAGGCTTTAATTTCTTGCATGTTCCCAAGTAATTAAAGGACCAAGGCAGGACTAACATGGAATTTCTGAACCGCACCACACTTCTGTCTGCCCTGGGACCAGGTTAATTCTTCTGGGAACATCTCAGTTGGGACTTTTTTAAGGCAGGTGACACCAAGTGGCAGAATTGTGCATgagctctgtgcagggctgggtgctgtccagccctggcccccagcacagggaacaTCCGAGCACCAGGACTGCCCAGGAGACACaaggtccctgccagccctgccagggaggCACAGGCTGGGGTCCCCGCTGAGCCCTGAGGGGGTTCCTGGTGCTGGGGAATTGCAAGAGCTCATAAACCGCACGgaaaacagaggcagaaaatggGCCCTGAGGAAAACTGCAAGATCTGCCCAGGCAACAGCAAGCCCTGCCCAAGCGCTGTTCCAGTGGCACCCTGTGCACCCCAGTGCCCCCTGTTTGGCCCCTGTTAACCCAGACCAGCTGCCTGGGCTCTTTTCCTTGCACCCTGGTGTGGGGTcaggcaggggaagcagggaatggctggagaaacagcagcagggcttGTGTGTGCGTGTGAGTGAGGAAAGGGTCAGGCAGGAAAGGCCAAACCTGGCAGGAGCCACAGAGCACGAGGCCAAGCAGGAGCTTCCTGGAGCTCAGCTCTCCTCCCACGCCAGACCAATGTAGCTGGAGGTTTCCTAACAGCTCTGTCATCCTCACTTTCACCGTCCTGCTCTCCCAGTGCCAAAATTTCTCATGCAAGCGGCCAGCAGAGCAAacactcccagcacagcagtcCGGCAGGGCAGGCCACTTCtccccccacccaccccaggCCAGCCCCAGGCTTGCCAAGAAACGTGACCAGGAtgtgcagcccagcagggcccagAGTGTCTTTCATAGACGTGGAGCTCTCAAGGTGCTGGACGCTCCCCTCGGCAGCGCCAGGCCCCTGTCCCTTGCCTGGGGGACGCTCGGTGCCACTGTCCTTGCTGCACAGGAGAACAGAGCATGAGCCAGCCCGTGCTCAGGGACCAGGGAACATCCAGACCAGGTTTCTGAGCAGTCAGCAGGGCAGATGGACAGCATGAGCGGGTGGAAGCCTACTcatcccctgctgctgcaccccaaatcccgacAGGATGCACAGcaagccctgcccaggctgACGCCCTTCCTAAGccgccagcacagccccaccagTGCAATCCAAACGCGGGTCTGAGGCATGGCATAGGTCCCCAAAAGCAGCCCCAGGCTGTCCCCGGCGCCTCAGCcgccctggcagccccagctcagctctcGAAGGCCGCGGTCACCCcgcagcacaggcacagccgGCAGCAGCCGCGCCGGGGGAACAGCGCCGGGGGCAGCGGCTCTTGGCACAGCCCCGCCGGCTGCTGGGTCACCGCCTGCTCCTTGCACGAGCCCTTGGCGGGCAGCGTGGGCGGGGACCTGCCGGCCACCCGCGGGTGCTCCTTGTCCGCCTTGACGGCCAGGAAGGTGGCCAGGTCGAGGTCGAGCATGGTGACCCCGCCGCGCGGCGTGGGCGTGTTCTGGCGGCACTGCGGGCAGGGGATCCAGCGCTGCTCGTTGGTGACGGCGTCCAGGCGCTTCAGGCAGGCCTGGCAGAAGGTGTGGCCGCAGTAGAGGCGCCGCGGCAGCCGCACGCCCAGGTCGTAGGAGGAGTAGCAGATGATGCACTCGACGCGCTGGCTGCCCCGGCTCGGGGTGCGCGAGTGCGCCCCGACACACGGCCCCGCATCCTCTGCCCGGGGGCTGCCACCGGCCTGGGACAtgctggggagggggcgagAGGGAGCGTCAGGCCGTGGCCCACAGGGGTGGGATGTCACCTCCGAGCGCACCCGACATGCGGGAGAGAGGGGCAACAGTCCAAGCGGTGgttcccaggagcagcaggatcccTGCCCgacatccctgtcctgcccgACATCCCTGTCTGCCCGCCCCAGGACCAGCCCGGCCTGGAAGAGCAAGATGCTGCCACTGCAGTGGGTTATCCCTGTATCTATGGGAGATGTGTTTTTCCCAGTGGGAGCTCTGGCCAGACCTCAGCAGCCTGCTCAGGGTGTGGCCTGGGACTGGGAGGAACACGGGGTGAGGTGGCTGGGTGGGCCAGGAACAGCACCTGGGGACCAGGcagtggcacagccctgctcctccccagccccgggctgggctggcacagctgtgggcagcaggggctgggcacaAAGGCTCGTGGGGAGGGGTCTGAGGGGGTCCACCCTCCTCTCAGGTGGGGTCTGGTACCCACCAGCACATTTGCAAACTTCTCCTGGAGGTCACCAAGACTCTGTTCCCTCTCCTTAGGTGACCTCAAGTGTTTTGGTGCACACAGGTACCCCTGTCCTCCCCTCCTCCCAATTCCCCCATCCCTACCTGTCCCGAGATGCTGCCCAGGGCCTCAGGGTTGGTGGCAGAAGAGCTGTGCTGTCCCGGGGGGCTGTGGCAGTCCTATGGGGAGCATCggggagctgagctgccagcagctccccagccaggTCCCTGTGGCTGCCGGTGGTAGTGGGCAGGGGCTCACCTTTCAGGGACAGATGCTATTGgatctgctgcagggaagccAAGCCCGGCAGATTGGGTTACAAGCACCTGGGTAACAAAGACCTCTGAAATCTAAGCCCAGGAACGGTCATTAACCATCAGCCTGTGCTTCATTAACAGAAGGAGCCGTCCCTGTGAGGCCGAGGAGCTCTGGGCTCCACCGTGGGCAGAGGGCTTGGACGTCATCCGgacctgggcagcagcagaatcTTCCACGTTCTGGGCCACCCTTCACAGCCGAGGGCATTTGGGCAGACGTCGGCCAGCAGAGACCCCGTCGCGCTCCAGCCACACATCCCCAGGTGGTCCGGGCTGCGGGGACGGCTGTGACAGGAGCGGGAGGGCACGGtggggtggcagggctgggactgctgcagggacaccggggctctggcccggtctgggctggcagtgcccacgCGTGGGGTGGTGCTCCCACCTGGAGCCTGGAGGTGACGTGTCCGTGACCTGCCCCTGCCCTTCCCCGTGAGGCTGCGGGCTCTGGCCTTGGGGCCTGAGTTACCCATGCTCAGCATCAGGCTGGGGGCACCCCAGCCGCGGGGACACCTGCAAGGTTCATGGCAGTGCATGACCCAGGGGAGGTGACAGCGCCAGGGAGGTGCCAGACTCTGTCCCCGCAGCTGCCCGTGGCCCAGCAGCAATGTCCCACCTGGAGGGTGCTGCAGACTGAAGAGGGGAGTGTGGTAGGGGGACAGATCCTGGACCCAGGCTCCTGGAGGAGAAAATCCCATGCTGGAGGCAGGGCAGGACGGCCAGGACAGCCGGCAGCATTCCTgcatggagcaggagagggcagcagctcccactgcaggcGGGAGCAGGCGGAGCTCTCCCGTGCTGCCTCCTCCATCACTGGGCACCCCAGCTCAGCGcaggcagggtttggggcagggGAGCCCTTGGTGACAGAGGCTGTGCATCTGCCATGCTGACACCAA from Corvus moneduloides isolate bCorMon1 chromosome 21, bCorMon1.pri, whole genome shotgun sequence includes these protein-coding regions:
- the RNF224 gene encoding RING finger protein 224 codes for the protein MSQAGGSPRAEDAGPCVGAHSRTPSRGSQRVECIICYSSYDLGVRLPRRLYCGHTFCQACLKRLDAVTNEQRWIPCPQCRQNTPTPRGGVTMLDLDLATFLAVKADKEHPRVAGRSPPTLPAKGSCKEQAVTQQPAGLCQEPLPPALFPRRGCCRLCLCCGVTAAFES